One region of Spirochaetota bacterium genomic DNA includes:
- the aroA gene encoding 3-phosphoshikimate 1-carboxyvinyltransferase gives MKYHVKPSVLRGEVPVPGSKSHTIRALICGLLAEGESRIGAPLDSSDTRSCLAMVRRFGAGVVEEGDAWRISGRAGNPALPDDVVDVGNSGTSLYIGMGAAALVDGCTVFTGDGQIRNRPADQLLASLNDLGAHSFSTRGNGKPPLVIRGRMTGGRTSVQAHTSQYLSALLLAAPCASGDTTIEVPLLNEAPYVEMTLGWMDRLGIAYEQKDLRHFFVRGGQRYRPFDEYIAADFSSATFFLVAAAVTGGALVLRGLDFSDTQGDKEVVNILRAMGADIETGERHVAVSGRALKGGTFDLNAIPDALPALAVAGCMAAGETRLVNVPQARLKETDRIAVMCAELRKMGASIEERPDGLVIRESALRGAAVRGHGDHRVVMSLAVAGLTAAGETVIDTAESVAVTFPGFMNLMRGCGAAMEIEEDA, from the coding sequence ATGAAATACCATGTGAAACCATCGGTCCTGCGCGGCGAGGTCCCCGTTCCCGGGTCCAAGTCCCATACCATCCGCGCGCTTATCTGCGGCCTGCTTGCGGAGGGCGAGTCGCGCATAGGGGCGCCGCTCGATTCATCGGACACCCGCTCGTGCCTGGCAATGGTCAGGCGTTTTGGCGCCGGGGTGGTCGAGGAAGGGGACGCCTGGCGTATCAGCGGCCGCGCCGGAAATCCCGCGTTGCCGGATGACGTGGTCGACGTGGGCAATTCCGGCACCTCGCTCTATATCGGCATGGGGGCCGCGGCGCTCGTGGACGGCTGCACGGTGTTCACCGGCGACGGCCAGATCCGGAATCGTCCCGCGGACCAGCTCCTCGCGAGCCTGAACGACCTGGGCGCGCACTCGTTTTCCACGCGCGGCAACGGCAAGCCGCCGCTCGTGATCCGCGGGCGCATGACCGGCGGGCGCACGAGCGTCCAGGCCCACACCTCGCAGTACCTGAGCGCGCTCCTGCTCGCCGCCCCGTGCGCGTCCGGCGACACGACGATCGAGGTCCCTCTCCTGAACGAGGCGCCCTATGTCGAGATGACGCTCGGCTGGATGGACCGGCTGGGGATCGCGTACGAACAAAAGGATCTCAGGCATTTCTTCGTTCGCGGCGGGCAGCGCTACCGGCCCTTCGACGAATACATCGCCGCGGATTTTTCATCGGCTACCTTTTTCCTCGTCGCGGCGGCGGTCACCGGGGGGGCGCTTGTCCTGCGCGGGCTCGACTTCTCGGACACCCAGGGGGACAAGGAGGTCGTGAATATTTTAAGGGCCATGGGAGCCGATATCGAAACCGGGGAGCGCCATGTCGCGGTGAGCGGGCGCGCCCTCAAGGGGGGAACCTTCGACCTGAACGCGATCCCCGACGCGCTCCCGGCGCTCGCAGTGGCCGGGTGCATGGCCGCGGGCGAGACCAGGCTTGTCAACGTGCCGCAGGCGCGCCTCAAGGAGACGGACCGCATCGCCGTCATGTGCGCCGAGCTGCGAAAAATGGGCGCTTCGATCGAGGAGCGGCCCGACGGCCTGGTCATCAGGGAAAGCGCCCTGCGGGGCGCCGCGGTCCGCGGGCACGGGGACCATCGCGTCGTGATGTCGCTCGCGGTAGCGGGGCTCACGGCGGCGGGTGAGACCGTGATCGATACGGCGGAATCCGTGGCGGTGACCTTTCCCGGGTTCATGAATCTCATGCGCGGGTGCGGGGCCGCGATGGAAATCGAGGAGGATGCGTGA
- the aroH gene encoding chorismate mutase gives MAVRGIRGATTVERNRREDIVERTMELLGVMLEKNAIDVADIASAVFSVTDDVSAEFPAVAARKLGWIYTPLFCTREIPVPGSLERCIRVLLHVNTDKRQDEMVHAYLYGAIKLRPDLDTSDRDRYYISDK, from the coding sequence ATGGCGGTACGCGGGATACGGGGCGCGACGACGGTGGAGCGCAACAGGAGGGAGGACATAGTCGAGAGGACGATGGAGCTCCTGGGCGTCATGCTGGAAAAGAATGCGATCGACGTCGCGGATATCGCCTCGGCCGTTTTTTCCGTCACCGACGATGTGAGCGCCGAGTTTCCCGCGGTCGCCGCGCGCAAGCTCGGGTGGATATATACGCCCCTTTTCTGCACCAGGGAGATACCGGTGCCGGGAAGCCTCGAGCGCTGTATCCGGGTACTGTTGCACGTGAACACGGATAAACGCCAGGACGAGATGGTGCACGCATACCTGTACGGCGCGATAAAGCTCCGCCCCGACCTTGATACCTCCGACCGGGACAGGTATTATATTTCCGATAAATAA
- a CDS encoding outer membrane lipoprotein-sorting protein, with amino-acid sequence MKPGIRHTMRALAGRIAFPLAIAIGVISLPGELAPQGTREIELTAQEIIARVDRILDYPAGLMKGKLMHITPDGRSSVNTVTASVAERDYLFVISNRDRGNQIKILYNLGGEEIWVYDIHAIKLFHKIGIDKYDAVAGTNFSYIDLSNADYQNNYTASITGNAFVKGSDAYRLKLDPIFKGGSYGQLTMYVNKADFVPLRIDFHDSDNVKVKTLAVVRTIERGGRTLPVRYEMLDILKGTVTILDFIDFDDSITFDKTIFFHQRLGDNG; translated from the coding sequence GTGAAACCCGGAATAAGGCATACCATGCGGGCGCTCGCGGGGAGGATCGCATTCCCCCTCGCGATTGCGATCGGGGTCATTTCGCTGCCCGGAGAGCTCGCGCCGCAGGGAACCAGGGAGATCGAGCTCACCGCGCAGGAGATAATCGCGCGCGTGGACCGCATCCTGGATTATCCCGCCGGACTCATGAAGGGGAAGCTCATGCACATAACCCCCGACGGCCGTTCATCGGTGAACACGGTGACCGCGAGCGTTGCCGAGCGGGACTATCTCTTCGTGATCTCGAACCGCGACCGCGGGAACCAGATCAAAATCCTCTACAATCTCGGCGGTGAAGAAATCTGGGTGTACGACATACACGCGATCAAGCTTTTCCACAAGATAGGCATAGACAAGTACGACGCGGTGGCTGGTACGAACTTTTCGTATATCGACCTCTCGAACGCCGACTACCAGAACAACTACACCGCCTCGATAACCGGGAACGCCTTCGTCAAGGGCAGCGACGCCTACCGGCTCAAGCTGGATCCCATCTTCAAAGGGGGAAGCTACGGGCAGCTCACCATGTACGTGAACAAGGCCGACTTCGTCCCCCTGCGCATCGATTTCCACGATTCCGACAACGTGAAGGTGAAAACCCTCGCCGTGGTAAGGACGATCGAGCGCGGGGGCAGGACGCTTCCCGTGCGCTACGAGATGCTCGACATCCTCAAGGGCACCGTGACCATCCTCGATTTTATCGATTTTGACGACAGCATCACCTTCGACAAAACCATTTTCTTCCACCAGCGGCTCGGGGACAACGGCTGA
- a CDS encoding 16S rRNA (uracil(1498)-N(3))-methyltransferase, producing the protein MPQFFITPDSITDGRCTIRGTDFRHLVRVRRVREGDIIPLRMTAGGELSARIVVIAGDSLIAEIIDKKEPPPVLLKVTLCAALLKGKKFDTVIQKAVEIGVARIVPFESARTIPDLGEKREERRGRWQRIADEASKQCLGSSLVPVDAVQSFDEAILRCPGCARILAHPDRGAVGIREYRTAHPDASDAAILVGPEGGFTPEEIARAESNGWGTVNFGFTQMRAETAAMVLPALVIYEWSSR; encoded by the coding sequence ATGCCGCAGTTTTTCATCACCCCGGACTCAATCACGGACGGACGATGCACCATACGGGGGACCGATTTCCGGCACCTGGTGCGCGTGCGGCGCGTGCGGGAGGGCGATATCATCCCCCTGCGCATGACCGCCGGCGGCGAGCTGTCGGCCAGGATCGTGGTGATAGCCGGCGATTCGCTGATCGCGGAAATTATTGACAAAAAGGAGCCCCCCCCGGTACTCTTGAAGGTGACGCTGTGCGCCGCGCTTCTCAAGGGGAAAAAGTTCGATACGGTGATCCAGAAGGCCGTGGAGATCGGCGTGGCGCGCATCGTACCGTTCGAGAGCGCACGGACCATCCCCGACCTGGGCGAAAAGCGCGAGGAGCGGCGCGGCCGCTGGCAGCGCATCGCGGACGAGGCGTCCAAGCAATGCCTGGGAAGCAGCCTGGTTCCCGTGGATGCCGTTCAATCGTTCGACGAAGCCATCCTTCGGTGCCCCGGGTGCGCGCGGATACTGGCCCACCCGGACAGGGGGGCCGTGGGCATCCGGGAATACCGCACGGCGCATCCGGACGCATCGGACGCGGCGATCCTCGTGGGGCCGGAAGGCGGTTTTACCCCGGAAGAGATCGCGAGGGCGGAGTCGAACGGATGGGGCACGGTTAATTTCGGTTTTACACAGATGCGCGCGGAAACGGCGGCGATGGTGCTGCCCGCGCTCGTTATTTATGAGTGGAGTTCCCGATAG
- a CDS encoding radical SAM protein — protein MKTGPGSKGRRPPRHGRGGIKLAYCDIPGNVYEHPEAVPAFRSGRRFTRVNPKELIPLPHGSLLYTLPGRLPVFFDDRTGHFAHFDEGPDGTPALAAAAFLSSAYLRTALPAFIKKEDAPVLPLWAYAGVVLRNGAFMVPAIRVDDDPRSDPALHENERLFAQKSRETTALFPENRLVAQLAKCSSEYRCLCARNFFLGRFEAPLPTSPACNARCLGCLSHQDAGDTGFCGSQERLADPPSPDEIAETILHHFGRVERAVASFGQGCEGEPLLRAADLAQAIQKVRAHDSRGTIALNTNGSLPGAAARLIDAGLDAIRVSMNSPTPEYYVRYYRPVNYTFGDVERTLEAALGAGIFVSINLFFLPGFTDMETEVESLCAFLDRFPVNMIQARNLNMDPDYYLDSIGFVESPAMGVRAMLALLREKYPRIRIGYYNPPKESWQG, from the coding sequence GTGAAAACAGGCCCTGGTTCAAAGGGCCGCCGTCCCCCGCGGCACGGCCGCGGCGGGATAAAGCTGGCCTACTGCGACATTCCCGGAAACGTGTACGAACACCCCGAGGCCGTTCCCGCGTTCCGCAGCGGCCGCCGATTCACCAGGGTGAATCCCAAGGAACTCATACCGCTCCCCCACGGGAGCCTTCTGTATACACTGCCGGGCCGGCTGCCCGTATTTTTCGACGATCGGACCGGGCATTTCGCCCATTTTGACGAGGGACCCGACGGTACGCCCGCGCTCGCGGCAGCCGCATTCCTGAGCTCCGCGTATCTGCGCACCGCGCTGCCTGCCTTTATAAAGAAGGAGGACGCACCGGTGCTTCCCCTGTGGGCCTATGCGGGCGTGGTCCTGAGAAATGGCGCGTTCATGGTGCCGGCGATCCGTGTGGACGACGATCCGCGTTCCGATCCGGCGCTCCACGAAAACGAGCGCCTGTTCGCGCAGAAATCTCGGGAGACGACGGCGCTCTTTCCGGAAAACAGGCTGGTCGCCCAGCTCGCAAAGTGCTCCTCCGAATACCGATGCCTGTGCGCGCGCAATTTTTTCCTGGGTCGATTCGAGGCACCGCTTCCCACGTCGCCGGCCTGTAACGCGCGCTGCCTTGGCTGCCTTTCCCACCAGGACGCCGGCGACACCGGTTTCTGCGGGTCGCAGGAGAGGCTGGCAGACCCGCCCTCGCCGGATGAAATCGCGGAGACGATCCTCCATCACTTCGGGCGGGTCGAACGCGCGGTGGCGAGCTTCGGCCAGGGATGCGAGGGCGAGCCGCTCCTGCGCGCGGCAGACCTCGCACAGGCGATACAAAAGGTGCGCGCGCACGATTCGCGCGGCACCATCGCGCTCAATACGAACGGTTCCCTCCCGGGGGCGGCGGCGAGGCTCATCGACGCGGGACTGGACGCGATACGCGTAAGCATGAATTCCCCCACCCCGGAATATTATGTCCGATATTACCGGCCGGTCAACTACACGTTCGGCGACGTGGAGAGAACCCTGGAGGCCGCGCTCGGGGCCGGGATTTTCGTTTCGATAAACCTGTTCTTCCTTCCCGGCTTTACCGACATGGAGACGGAGGTCGAATCGCTTTGCGCGTTTCTCGATCGTTTCCCCGTGAATATGATCCAGGCGCGCAATCTCAACATGGACCCCGACTACTATCTTGACAGCATCGGTTTCGTCGAATCGCCCGCGATGGGTGTGAGGGCGATGCTTGCGCTCTTGCGTGAAAAATATCCGCGCATACGGATCGGCTATTACAATCCGCCAAAGGAATCCTGGCAGGGGTAA
- a CDS encoding NUDIX domain-containing protein yields the protein MIKAKFCIQCGRGLVTRPAGDRAYPACPDETCGFVFWDNPLPVVAALIEHEGAVVLARNSAWPEKMFGLVTGFLEKGEGPEDAVVREVKEELGLAATVGGLIGVYPFIEKNQVIVAYHLRAEGTIVLGDEIAQVRHVPAGKLRPWPFGTGHAVRDWLARRA from the coding sequence ATGATCAAGGCGAAATTCTGCATACAGTGCGGCAGGGGGCTCGTAACAAGGCCGGCCGGGGACCGCGCGTATCCCGCGTGTCCCGACGAAACCTGCGGCTTCGTATTCTGGGACAACCCGCTCCCCGTGGTCGCCGCACTCATCGAACACGAGGGCGCGGTGGTGCTCGCCCGTAACAGCGCGTGGCCCGAAAAGATGTTCGGGCTCGTCACGGGATTCCTCGAGAAGGGGGAGGGGCCGGAGGACGCGGTGGTGCGCGAGGTGAAGGAGGAGCTGGGGCTCGCGGCAACGGTCGGGGGTCTGATAGGCGTATACCCGTTCATCGAGAAAAACCAGGTGATCGTCGCCTACCACCTTCGCGCGGAGGGAACGATAGTCCTCGGGGACGAGATCGCCCAGGTGCGTCACGTGCCCGCCGGGAAACTGCGGCCCTGGCCCTTCGGTACGGGGCACGCGGTGCGCGACTGGCTGGCGCGCAGGGCATAA
- a CDS encoding Lrp/AsnC family transcriptional regulator, with translation MARSKVGPLFKGSMSMQKGIIHGLVFIQTWGESTELLRILKHNRHVISIFHIMGRHSYLVDVNFDNKDQLEEWIGLMKALKLASGVPTVIAIQSNKVIDVFKQKEDFTLENYTALKGGNHMFMMIDNPHDDEALIAALAKYPEVHTILHVQGEHSFIVEVLTDDYDRYRDMLKGLKRLESVWRIETQEVISVPKYRNHVLDESGKLVKPQQDIRELYVL, from the coding sequence ATGGCCCGTTCTAAAGTGGGTCCACTATTCAAGGGGAGCATGTCCATGCAGAAAGGAATCATTCACGGGCTGGTGTTCATTCAAACCTGGGGGGAAAGCACCGAGCTCCTCCGGATTCTCAAGCACAACCGCCATGTCATTTCGATATTCCATATAATGGGGCGGCACAGCTACCTCGTTGACGTCAATTTCGACAACAAGGACCAGCTTGAGGAGTGGATCGGTCTCATGAAGGCGCTCAAGCTCGCATCGGGCGTTCCCACGGTCATCGCGATCCAGTCGAACAAGGTCATCGACGTGTTCAAGCAGAAGGAAGACTTCACCCTCGAGAACTACACCGCGCTCAAGGGCGGCAACCACATGTTCATGATGATCGACAATCCGCACGATGATGAGGCGCTCATCGCGGCCCTGGCTAAATACCCGGAGGTGCACACCATACTCCATGTGCAGGGCGAGCATTCCTTCATAGTCGAGGTACTCACCGACGATTACGACCGGTACCGTGACATGCTCAAGGGCCTCAAGCGCCTGGAATCCGTATGGCGCATCGAAACGCAGGAGGTTATCAGCGTGCCCAAGTACCGCAACCATGTGCTCGATGAATCCGGGAAACTTGTGAAGCCGCAGCAGGACATCCGCGAGCTCTACGTACTATAA
- a CDS encoding type II secretion system-associated lipoprotein, with product MRTSLSLQRGNLMNRIAVALLALLVFASCSSFIKKEELPLLREYEKNEYVMKQDIKHGEFVAAKGQAVKLIVATGSEYIKVYAYPSDKEMLKADRVLILYLFEEDFPDGRFNAKFLEEKLALLAEPKPQQP from the coding sequence ATGCGCACATCTTTAAGCCTGCAACGAGGGAACCTGATGAATCGTATTGCCGTGGCGCTGCTCGCGCTTCTTGTATTTGCTTCATGTTCGTCGTTCATTAAAAAGGAGGAATTGCCGCTCCTCCGCGAATATGAGAAAAACGAATATGTAATGAAACAGGACATCAAGCACGGGGAGTTCGTCGCTGCGAAGGGCCAGGCGGTGAAACTCATCGTCGCGACCGGGTCGGAGTATATCAAGGTCTACGCGTACCCCTCCGACAAGGAAATGCTCAAGGCCGACAGGGTGCTCATACTCTATCTTTTCGAGGAAGACTTTCCCGACGGCCGTTTCAACGCAAAATTCCTGGAGGAGAAGCTCGCGCTTTTAGCCGAGCCAAAACCCCAGCAACCTTAG
- a CDS encoding 4-hydroxy-tetrahydrodipicolinate synthase yields the protein MFEGVYTALITPFANNAIDYAAAERIVEMQIAGGVDGIIPVGTTGESPTVSFEEHKEYIGRIVKMVRGRVKVVAGTGSNSTKEAIYLSQAAQADGVDGVLLVNPYYNKPPQRGLIAHFESVAKSVKVPVILYNIPTRTGINFMPESVKELIDRVPNIAAIKEASGDITQMMRVLELCGDRLTLLSGDDNLLLPVLAIGGKGVVSVLSNVLPAQVKKVITLFDQGKMAESRAAFYRLLPLCRAMFFETNPIPVKAAMEMLGYASPEIRLPLVPLSAEYREMLRQALIDFGIKL from the coding sequence ATGTTTGAAGGCGTATACACGGCGCTCATCACGCCATTTGCCAATAACGCGATAGACTACGCCGCCGCGGAACGCATCGTTGAAATGCAGATTGCGGGCGGCGTGGACGGCATCATTCCCGTGGGCACCACGGGGGAATCCCCCACCGTTTCGTTCGAAGAGCACAAGGAGTACATAGGCCGAATCGTAAAAATGGTGCGCGGACGCGTGAAGGTCGTCGCGGGCACCGGCTCCAACTCGACGAAGGAGGCGATCTACCTGTCCCAGGCCGCCCAGGCGGACGGGGTGGACGGCGTGCTGCTCGTGAACCCCTACTACAACAAGCCCCCCCAAAGGGGACTCATCGCGCATTTCGAATCCGTGGCGAAATCCGTCAAGGTGCCGGTCATTCTCTACAATATCCCCACGCGCACGGGCATAAATTTCATGCCGGAAAGCGTGAAGGAGCTCATCGATCGCGTCCCCAACATCGCGGCCATCAAGGAGGCCTCGGGCGATATCACGCAGATGATGCGTGTCCTGGAGCTCTGCGGCGACCGCCTTACGCTGCTTTCGGGCGACGACAACCTGCTGCTTCCGGTGCTCGCGATCGGCGGGAAGGGGGTCGTATCGGTCCTGTCAAACGTGCTGCCTGCGCAGGTGAAAAAGGTCATCACGCTTTTCGACCAGGGAAAGATGGCTGAATCGCGGGCGGCGTTCTACCGGCTGTTGCCCCTCTGCCGGGCCATGTTCTTTGAAACGAACCCGATCCCCGTCAAGGCAGCCATGGAAATGCTCGGGTATGCCTCTCCCGAGATCCGGCTTCCGCTCGTGCCGCTCTCCGCGGAATACCGGGAAATGCTGAGGCAGGCACTCATCGATTTCGGAATCAAGCTATGA
- a CDS encoding 4-hydroxy-tetrahydrodipicolinate reductase, which translates to MKIGVCGAGGRMGRAITRIAHERGHVVLAAFEHPASPLLGADAGALAGLSPTGTVVETVSARALARVDGILDFTAPAATVETVEAASALGKCAVIGTTGLSADQMARIERCAAGAPLLVSPNMSLGVNVLFKLTQIAARVLNDGFDIEVFEAHHRNKKDAPSGTARRLIDIVKSSAQPLGEAKEMYDRVGSQGARSNDEIGIQVLRGGDIVGEHTVFFVGEGERLELTHRATNRDILARGAVLAFEYLSDKKPGMYSMFDVLGLSW; encoded by the coding sequence ATGAAGATAGGCGTGTGCGGTGCGGGCGGCCGGATGGGCCGCGCGATAACGCGCATCGCGCACGAGCGCGGTCATGTCGTTCTCGCGGCGTTCGAGCATCCCGCATCCCCCCTCCTGGGCGCCGATGCGGGCGCGCTCGCGGGTTTGTCCCCGACGGGAACCGTGGTCGAAACGGTGAGCGCCCGGGCCCTGGCGCGCGTCGACGGGATACTTGATTTTACGGCGCCGGCCGCCACGGTCGAAACGGTGGAGGCGGCGAGCGCGCTGGGGAAATGCGCGGTAATAGGGACCACCGGTCTTTCGGCCGATCAGATGGCGCGGATAGAGCGCTGTGCGGCGGGTGCGCCCCTGCTCGTGTCCCCTAACATGTCGCTCGGGGTAAACGTGCTCTTCAAACTCACGCAGATCGCCGCCCGGGTGCTGAACGACGGATTCGATATCGAGGTGTTCGAGGCGCATCACCGCAATAAGAAGGACGCGCCCTCCGGCACCGCGCGCAGGCTCATCGATATCGTGAAGTCGAGCGCGCAACCGCTCGGCGAAGCGAAGGAAATGTACGACAGGGTGGGAAGCCAGGGTGCGCGCTCGAACGACGAAATCGGGATACAAGTGCTCCGGGGCGGGGATATAGTCGGCGAGCATACGGTATTCTTCGTGGGCGAAGGCGAGCGCCTCGAATTGACCCACAGGGCGACGAACCGCGACATTCTCGCGAGGGGTGCGGTGCTCGCATTCGAATACCTTTCGGATAAAAAGCCGGGAATGTATTCCATGTTCGACGTCCTCGGCTTAAGCTGGTGA
- a CDS encoding CBS domain-containing protein, translated as MEEKREENKELREFHENPYNPERKKPEDIVRIFYIHNVPIIPVVSKRGGLLGIIRKEDVVSELSDIERTRDQRIDKFVSHLAKKMTLDDLLPYVAVCREFVVVSIFGEVEGRWTRLELLAACESPQKARVVENDIEKQKELQMMEWMIYMILEHVPRALYAVNKQGKTIFYNHYFEELYAARKSGEVDTGFVEKALGDAAKNEFFPAGKKGGEMYFYNQDLKMYYEKLPMLNNNKTVGYLIYCSRHLNESAPVKKRKRKK; from the coding sequence ATGGAAGAGAAGCGAGAGGAAAACAAGGAATTAAGGGAGTTTCACGAGAATCCCTATAATCCCGAGCGGAAGAAGCCCGAGGATATCGTACGGATATTCTATATCCACAACGTGCCCATCATACCGGTCGTATCGAAACGAGGGGGTCTCCTCGGCATAATCCGCAAGGAAGACGTGGTGAGCGAGCTCTCGGATATCGAGCGCACCAGGGACCAGCGTATCGATAAATTCGTTTCGCACCTTGCTAAAAAGATGACGCTCGACGACCTGCTGCCCTACGTTGCGGTATGCAGGGAATTCGTGGTCGTGAGCATTTTCGGAGAGGTGGAGGGGAGGTGGACCCGCCTGGAGCTCCTTGCCGCGTGCGAGTCGCCGCAAAAGGCCCGCGTGGTTGAAAACGACATCGAAAAGCAGAAAGAACTCCAGATGATGGAGTGGATGATCTACATGATCCTGGAACACGTTCCCCGTGCGTTATACGCCGTTAACAAGCAGGGGAAAACGATATTCTATAACCACTATTTCGAAGAGCTGTACGCGGCGCGCAAAAGCGGCGAGGTGGATACGGGATTCGTGGAGAAGGCGCTCGGTGACGCCGCTAAAAACGAATTCTTCCCGGCGGGCAAAAAGGGCGGGGAAATGTACTTCTACAACCAGGATTTGAAGATGTACTATGAAAAGCTCCCCATGCTGAATAATAATAAAACCGTGGGGTACCTCATTTACTGCAGCCGGCATCTCAATGAATCCGCTCCCGTGAAGAAGCGTAAAAGAAAAAAGTGA
- the rho gene encoding transcription termination factor Rho, with translation MNGASRPERGQAVNAEEEKKNIPQGDARPQAQAPTSNGNGKRPGPAENRLDLAELKSKTINELLALAKSMGLEGVSGLKKQDLIFEILKTQTERNGLIFSSGVLEILSDGYGFLRSPNYNYLPGPDDIYVSPSQIRLFGLRTGDTVTGQIRPPKDNERFFALLRIEAVNFEDPENLQRRTLFDNLTPLYPMERINLETVTENVDMRIVNIMTPLGKGQRALIVAPPRTGKTILLQKMANSITTNHPEVFLIVLLIDERPEEVTDMQRTVNGEVISSTFDEPASRHVQVTEMVLEKAKRLVEHKKDVVILLDSITRLARAYNQVVPTSGKILSGGVDSNALHKPKRFFGAARNIEEGGSLTILGTALVDTGSRMDEVIFEEFKGTGNCEIHLDRKLSDRRIYPSIDMNKSGTRKEELLLDEEELGKLWVLRKVISAMSPTEAMELLVEKMKATKNNRAFFKAMNT, from the coding sequence ATGAACGGAGCCTCCCGTCCGGAGCGGGGACAGGCGGTAAACGCTGAGGAAGAGAAGAAAAACATTCCCCAGGGGGACGCCCGACCCCAGGCGCAAGCCCCAACCAGCAATGGAAACGGCAAACGGCCCGGGCCGGCGGAAAACCGGCTGGACCTCGCGGAGCTGAAATCGAAAACGATCAACGAGCTCCTGGCCCTTGCGAAAAGCATGGGACTGGAAGGGGTCTCCGGGCTGAAAAAACAGGACCTTATATTCGAGATCCTCAAAACCCAGACCGAGCGCAACGGGCTCATCTTCTCAAGCGGGGTACTCGAAATCCTGAGCGATGGATACGGCTTCCTTCGGTCCCCCAACTATAACTACCTTCCCGGCCCCGACGATATTTACGTGTCTCCTTCGCAGATACGCCTTTTCGGCCTCCGTACGGGGGATACCGTCACCGGGCAGATCAGGCCGCCCAAGGACAACGAGCGCTTTTTCGCCCTTCTCCGCATCGAAGCGGTCAACTTTGAGGACCCGGAAAACCTGCAGCGCCGCACCCTGTTCGACAATCTCACGCCCCTCTATCCCATGGAACGCATCAACCTGGAGACGGTGACCGAGAACGTCGATATGCGCATCGTGAACATCATGACCCCGCTGGGCAAGGGCCAGCGCGCGCTCATCGTCGCGCCGCCCCGGACAGGAAAAACGATATTGCTGCAAAAGATGGCGAATTCCATCACCACCAACCATCCCGAGGTCTTCCTCATAGTGCTCCTCATAGATGAGCGCCCGGAGGAGGTCACGGACATGCAGCGCACCGTGAACGGCGAGGTCATTTCGTCGACGTTCGACGAGCCCGCCTCGCGCCACGTCCAGGTGACCGAGATGGTGCTTGAGAAGGCGAAAAGGCTGGTCGAACACAAAAAGGACGTCGTCATCCTCCTGGATTCGATAACGAGGCTTGCGCGCGCATACAACCAGGTCGTCCCGACCAGCGGCAAGATACTCTCGGGCGGCGTCGACTCGAACGCGCTCCACAAGCCGAAGCGCTTTTTCGGCGCGGCGCGCAACATCGAGGAGGGCGGCAGCCTTACGATCCTGGGCACGGCCCTGGTGGATACCGGCAGCAGGATGGACGAGGTTATCTTCGAGGAATTCAAGGGAACCGGCAATTGTGAAATTCATCTTGACAGAAAACTGTCGGATCGCCGAATATACCCGTCGATCGACATGAACAAGTCGGGCACCAGGAAGGAAGAGCTCCTGCTGGACGAGGAGGAGCTGGGCAAGCTCTGGGTACTCCGCAAGGTCATATCGGCCATGAGTCCCACCGAGGCGATGGAGCTGCTGGTGGAAAAGATGAAAGCGACTAAGAATAACAGGGCCTTTTTCAAGGCTATGAATACGTAA
- a CDS encoding 50S ribosomal protein L31 has translation MKPEIHPEYVPTLIKCACGNEIPTRSTVKDLHVEICSNCHPFYTKKQKIVDSAGRVEKFKKKYNIK, from the coding sequence ATGAAACCCGAAATCCATCCCGAATATGTCCCCACGCTGATCAAGTGCGCATGCGGGAACGAAATTCCTACGCGGTCGACCGTGAAAGACCTTCACGTGGAAATATGCTCGAACTGCCACCCCTTCTATACCAAGAAGCAGAAGATCGTGGACAGCGCCGGACGCGTTGAGAAGTTCAAGAAGAAGTACAATATCAAGTAG